In Pseudomonas sp. MYb327, one DNA window encodes the following:
- the gmhB gene encoding D-glycero-beta-D-manno-heptose 1,7-bisphosphate 7-phosphatase gives MKLLILDRDGVINFDSDAYIKSVEEWIPLPGSIEAIAQLSKAGWTVAVATNQSGIARGYYDIATLDAMHERLRSLVAEQGGEVGLIVYCPHGPDEGCDCRKPKPGMLKSIAAHYNVSLTSLWFVGDSLGDLEAAKAVDSQPVLVKTGKGEKTLGKTLPAGTLIFDDLAAIAAELIHN, from the coding sequence TTGAAACTGCTGATACTCGATCGGGACGGGGTGATCAACTTTGACTCCGACGCTTACATCAAGTCGGTGGAGGAGTGGATTCCACTTCCAGGTTCGATCGAAGCCATCGCGCAGTTGAGCAAGGCCGGCTGGACGGTAGCGGTCGCTACCAACCAGTCCGGCATCGCTCGCGGCTATTACGACATCGCCACCCTGGACGCCATGCACGAGCGCTTGCGCTCGCTGGTGGCGGAGCAGGGCGGCGAAGTCGGGCTGATCGTCTACTGCCCCCATGGGCCGGACGAGGGTTGTGATTGCCGCAAGCCAAAACCCGGGATGCTGAAAAGCATCGCCGCTCATTACAACGTATCGCTGACCAGTCTCTGGTTCGTCGGCGATAGTCTCGGTGACCTGGAAGCCGCCAAAGCCGTCGATTCACAGCCAGTTTTGGTAAAGACCGGGAAAGGCGAAAAGACTTTGGGCAAGACCCTTCCGGCTGGCACATTGATTTTTGACGATCTGGCGGCGATTGCCGCAGAACTTATCCACAATTAG
- a CDS encoding lysophospholipid acyltransferase family protein, translating into MSILQAIRTFLFYLLLGTSSLLWCSLSFFIAPFLPFKARYRFINVYWCRCALWLSKVFLGIRYEVKGEHNVPARPCVIQSNHQSTWETFFLSAYFSPLSQVLKRELLYVPFFGWAMAMLRPIAIDRDNPKAALKHVAKKGDELLKDNVWVLIFPEGTRVPYGTIGKFSRGGTALAVNADLPVLPIAHNAGKFWPKTGWKKNQGVITVIIGEPMYAEGSGPRAIADLNDRVQAWNEQMQREMGSLPPAPQAPVANDQVVV; encoded by the coding sequence ATGTCGATATTGCAGGCCATCAGAACCTTTCTCTTTTACCTGCTGCTGGGCACCAGCTCCTTGCTGTGGTGCAGCCTGAGTTTTTTTATCGCGCCCTTTTTGCCGTTCAAGGCGCGTTATCGCTTCATCAACGTTTACTGGTGCCGATGCGCCTTGTGGTTGAGCAAGGTGTTCCTGGGTATCCGCTACGAAGTGAAGGGCGAGCACAACGTGCCGGCTCGTCCCTGCGTGATCCAGTCGAACCATCAAAGCACCTGGGAGACGTTTTTCCTCTCCGCCTATTTCTCACCGCTGAGCCAGGTGCTCAAGCGTGAATTGCTCTACGTTCCGTTCTTTGGTTGGGCCATGGCCATGCTGCGGCCGATCGCCATCGACCGTGACAACCCGAAAGCCGCTCTCAAGCACGTAGCGAAGAAGGGCGACGAGCTGCTCAAGGACAACGTTTGGGTGCTGATCTTCCCCGAAGGCACACGCGTTCCCTACGGCACCATCGGCAAATTCTCCCGGGGCGGCACCGCATTAGCGGTCAATGCCGATCTGCCGGTGCTACCGATTGCACACAATGCCGGCAAGTTCTGGCCGAAAACCGGTTGGAAGAAGAACCAAGGTGTCATCACCGTGATCATCGGCGAACCAATGTATGCCGAAGGCAGCGGCCCTCGAGCCATCGCCGATTTGAATGATCGGGTCCAGGCCTGGAACGAACAAATGCAACGGGAAATGGGCTCTCTCCCACCGGCTCCGCAAGCCCCGGTTGCCAACGACCAAGTGGTTGTCTGA